GTGCCTCAATGCTGAACAGCAGATCGTTTGGTCCAAAGTTCAATACATCTACTCCTGGTTTAGCTAACTGCGCAGCGTTGATTACTGCTTCGACAGATTCAATCTGAATTGCCAGCCACCCGTACGCATTCCACCAGGGAGCGTATTCCAATCGGTCTGGTCGCTCGTCCAGTCCCACCCTATTTACACCACCCCAACTGCGTTTGCCCATTTGGGGATAATAAAAGGCGTTTACCGCCTCATCTACAATTTCCTCGCTTTCTACTTCTGGCACCATAATCCCCGAAGGCCCCAAATCGAGATAATTGCCGATCAGATAAGCGTGGCGGGTGTGCTTAATCCGAATCTGAACGGGCAAATTCAATTCCTGGCCCATTTTGCAGAAAGCCACCAGTTGGGCTTCGTTAAAAGGCCCGTGTTGTGCATCTACATTTAGATAGTCGCATTCGTGTTTTGACAGAATATCCGTTAGTTCACCCTTTTCAATATCCATTGGCACGCCAATAGAATTTACAATTTCACCATTCCGAATCCGCTGTTTTAGAGTTTGTTTCGACATTATACACCTCTTGTTCAGTCCAGGTCGTAGAGT
The Gemmatimonadota bacterium genome window above contains:
- a CDS encoding aldolase/citrate lyase family protein, coding for MSKQTLKQRIRNGEIVNSIGVPMDIEKGELTDILSKHECDYLNVDAQHGPFNEAQLVAFCKMGQELNLPVQIRIKHTRHAYLIGNYLDLGPSGIMVPEVESEEIVDEAVNAFYYPQMGKRSWGGVNRVGLDERPDRLEYAPWWNAYGWLAIQIESVEAVINAAQLAKPGVDVLNFGPNDLLFSIEAHPQFPYRTVEACVKHVLDQVKDTQVKVGMSAETPEERDRYVNWGVTVFPKRIGI